The Shewanella mangrovisoli genome has a window encoding:
- a CDS encoding assimilatory sulfite reductase (NADPH) flavoprotein subunit, giving the protein MLLKELSSLASPLSQPQVEKLKQLTAELNAVQLAWVSGYLAATANAGNQAQLAPVSDAQAAQTVTILYGSQTGNGRGIAKALAEKAKAQGYGVNLASMGEYNVRQLKQETLLLLVVSTHGEGKAPDDAIELHKFLASKRAPQLNNLHYSVLALGDSSYEFFCQTGKDFDARLSALGAKALLPLVECDVDYEAAAGQWHADVLTAVKPLIQTTANVVALNDTGSAPAASESEFTKQNPYSAEVLVSQKITGRGSDRDVRHVEIDLGESGLRYEVGDALGVWFSNSDTLVDEILAGLGLAADATVTVGNESINLKQALIEKKELTQLYPGLVKAWAELSASPELLAISEDKEQVRQFILHHQFADLVANYQLKADANLDANKLVELLRPLTPRLYSIASSQSEVDTEVHLTVALVEDEHQGQARFGGASHFLASAQEGAEVKVYVEPNKHFRLPEDPQTPVIMIGPGTGVAPFRAFMQERVAQGAEGDSWLFFGNPHFEQDFLYQTEWQQYLKNGDLTRIDVAFSRDQAHKIYVQHRIKEQGQTLWQWLQNGAHLYICGDAERMAKDVHQALLAVAVEFGGLSSEAAEEYFETLRSHKRYQKDVY; this is encoded by the coding sequence ATGTTGTTAAAAGAACTTTCATCACTGGCTTCACCCCTGTCGCAACCGCAGGTCGAAAAGCTGAAACAACTCACCGCTGAATTAAACGCGGTGCAACTTGCTTGGGTGAGCGGTTATTTAGCCGCAACGGCCAATGCGGGCAATCAGGCCCAGCTCGCGCCCGTGTCAGACGCACAGGCGGCGCAGACAGTGACCATTCTCTATGGCAGCCAAACCGGTAATGGCCGTGGCATTGCCAAAGCTTTGGCCGAGAAGGCAAAAGCACAGGGCTATGGCGTGAATTTAGCCTCTATGGGTGAATACAATGTGCGTCAGCTCAAGCAAGAAACCTTGTTATTGCTGGTGGTCAGTACTCATGGTGAAGGTAAAGCGCCGGATGATGCGATTGAATTACATAAGTTTTTAGCATCAAAACGTGCACCTCAATTAAACAACTTACATTACTCAGTGTTGGCACTGGGCGATTCGAGCTATGAGTTTTTCTGTCAAACCGGTAAAGATTTCGATGCCCGTCTGTCGGCTTTAGGCGCCAAAGCGCTGCTGCCTCTGGTTGAGTGTGATGTGGACTATGAGGCTGCGGCCGGACAGTGGCACGCCGATGTGCTCACTGCGGTGAAGCCACTCATTCAAACCACGGCTAACGTGGTGGCGCTCAATGATACCGGCTCGGCACCAGCTGCCAGCGAAAGCGAATTTACGAAGCAAAACCCTTACAGTGCCGAAGTGTTGGTGAGCCAGAAGATCACCGGACGCGGTTCAGACCGAGACGTACGCCACGTTGAAATCGATTTAGGCGAGTCAGGACTGCGTTACGAAGTCGGTGATGCCCTTGGCGTGTGGTTTAGCAACAGTGACACCTTAGTCGATGAGATTTTAGCTGGCTTAGGGTTAGCGGCCGATGCCACTGTGACCGTCGGTAATGAGTCAATCAACCTCAAACAAGCCTTAATCGAGAAGAAAGAGCTGACACAGTTATATCCTGGTTTAGTCAAAGCCTGGGCCGAGTTGTCCGCAAGCCCTGAGCTGCTTGCTATTAGCGAAGATAAAGAACAGGTTCGCCAGTTTATCTTACATCATCAATTTGCAGACTTAGTGGCAAACTACCAGCTCAAGGCCGATGCTAATCTGGATGCAAACAAGTTAGTGGAGCTATTACGCCCATTAACGCCAAGACTCTACTCCATCGCTTCGAGCCAGAGTGAAGTCGATACCGAAGTGCATCTGACAGTGGCCTTGGTGGAGGATGAGCACCAAGGGCAAGCCCGTTTTGGCGGCGCATCGCATTTCTTAGCCTCGGCACAGGAAGGCGCCGAAGTAAAAGTGTATGTTGAACCGAACAAGCATTTCCGTTTACCTGAAGATCCACAAACGCCTGTCATCATGATTGGTCCTGGTACTGGTGTTGCGCCGTTTCGCGCCTTTATGCAGGAGCGCGTGGCGCAAGGCGCTGAGGGCGATAGCTGGTTATTCTTCGGTAATCCTCACTTTGAGCAGGACTTCCTGTATCAAACCGAGTGGCAACAGTATCTGAAAAACGGCGATTTAACCCGTATTGATGTGGCATTTTCGCGGGATCAGGCCCATAAGATTTACGTGCAGCACCGCATTAAAGAACAGGGACAAACCCTGTGGCAATGGCTGCAAAATGGGGCGCATCTTTATATTTGTGGTGATGCCGAGCGTATGGCTAAAGACGTACATCAAGCCCTATTAGCGGTTGCGGTGGAGTTTGGCGGACTGTCGAGCGAGGCGGCGGAAGAATATTTCGAGACTCTGCGCAGTCATAAACGTTACCAAAAAGACGTGTACTAA
- the cysI gene encoding assimilatory sulfite reductase (NADPH) hemoprotein subunit produces MSEQKLALNEYLKTDSDYLRGTIKEGLDSSVTGSFSDGDQQLIKFHGFYQQDDRDLRNERKEQKLEPLYSFMLRARVPGGVCTPKQWLGVDEIASTLTSSNSIRLTTRQTFQYHGIPKRNLKTIIQGLDREALDSIAACGDVNRNVMCNPNPVESKLHAQAYEVAKKLSDHLLPHTRAYAEIWLDEEKLLTTEDETVEPVYGKTYLPRKFKMAVAVPPDNDVDVYTNDLGFIAVAENGELVGFNLTAGGGMGSTHGEVETFPRLADDFGFIKTEDVMKFAEAVMTVQRDWGNRTNRKRSRLKYTIVDHGYEKFKAEVEARAGVKFEPKRDVVIGDRGDRYGWVEGVDGKWHLTLFIESGRIKDVPGKSLQTGMREIAKIHKGDFRMTSNQNMIIAGVAPEDKATIEGLARKHGLLGQVLTQTRGHSIACVALPTCPLAMAEAERYFPEFIDHIDALQAKNGISDQAIVVRMTGCPNGCARPFAAEIGLVGKAPGRYNLYLGANFEGTRLNKMYRENIQEAEILAELDALFARYAVERNAGETFGNFTVRTGVVKAVIDAAKDFHG; encoded by the coding sequence ATGAGTGAGCAAAAGTTAGCATTAAACGAATACCTAAAGACCGACAGTGATTATCTGCGTGGCACTATTAAAGAGGGATTAGACTCCTCGGTGACGGGCAGTTTTAGCGACGGCGATCAGCAATTGATCAAATTCCACGGCTTCTATCAGCAGGATGACCGCGATTTACGTAACGAACGTAAAGAGCAAAAACTCGAGCCTTTATATAGCTTTATGTTACGTGCTCGCGTGCCAGGCGGTGTGTGTACACCTAAGCAATGGTTAGGTGTGGATGAAATTGCCTCGACGCTTACTAGCTCTAACAGCATTCGTTTAACGACGCGCCAGACGTTCCAATACCACGGCATTCCAAAGCGTAACCTCAAGACCATTATTCAAGGCTTGGACCGTGAGGCGCTCGATTCTATCGCCGCCTGTGGTGACGTTAACCGCAACGTGATGTGTAACCCGAATCCGGTGGAATCTAAGCTGCATGCGCAGGCCTATGAAGTCGCGAAAAAGCTGTCTGATCACCTGCTGCCCCACACTCGCGCCTACGCCGAGATTTGGCTAGACGAAGAGAAGTTACTGACCACAGAAGACGAAACCGTTGAACCTGTATACGGCAAGACCTACTTGCCACGTAAGTTTAAGATGGCCGTTGCCGTACCACCGGATAACGATGTTGATGTCTACACCAACGATTTAGGCTTTATTGCGGTGGCCGAAAATGGCGAATTAGTCGGTTTTAACCTGACAGCAGGTGGCGGCATGGGCTCGACCCACGGTGAAGTGGAAACCTTCCCGCGCTTGGCCGATGACTTTGGTTTTATCAAAACTGAAGATGTGATGAAGTTTGCCGAAGCTGTGATGACAGTGCAGCGTGACTGGGGTAATCGTACCAATCGTAAGCGTTCGCGCCTTAAGTACACTATCGTCGACCATGGTTATGAGAAGTTTAAGGCCGAAGTGGAAGCCCGTGCTGGCGTTAAATTTGAGCCTAAGCGCGATGTGGTGATTGGCGATCGCGGCGATCGTTATGGCTGGGTCGAAGGCGTCGATGGTAAGTGGCATTTAACCCTGTTTATTGAAAGCGGCCGCATTAAAGACGTGCCCGGTAAGAGTTTGCAAACCGGCATGCGTGAAATCGCGAAGATCCACAAGGGCGATTTCCGCATGACCTCAAACCAGAATATGATTATTGCGGGTGTGGCTCCCGAGGATAAAGCGACCATCGAAGGCCTTGCCCGTAAACACGGTTTACTCGGCCAAGTGCTGACCCAAACTCGCGGTCATTCGATTGCCTGTGTTGCCTTGCCAACCTGTCCATTGGCGATGGCGGAAGCTGAGCGTTATTTCCCTGAATTTATCGACCATATCGATGCGCTGCAGGCTAAAAATGGTATTAGCGATCAAGCCATAGTGGTGCGTATGACCGGTTGTCCAAACGGTTGCGCCCGCCCATTTGCCGCCGAAATCGGCTTAGTGGGTAAGGCGCCAGGTCGCTATAACCTGTATCTCGGGGCGAACTTCGAAGGTACTCGCCTGAATAAGATGTACAGAGAGAATATCCAAGAGGCTGAGATCCTTGCTGAATTGGATGCATTATTTGCCCGCTACGCGGTTGAGCGTAATGCAGGCGAAACCTTTGGTAACTTCACCGTCCGCACGGGCGTAGTGAAGGCGGTAATAGATGCCGCTAAGGATTTCCATGGCTGA
- a CDS encoding phosphoadenylyl-sulfate reductase has protein sequence MADLDSGVTGSGLPNALQSVVSHSELKALLTAPKDVQQAELERINRFLAGLTAQERVLWGLAYLPGNHALSSSFGIQAAVMLHMVSQVQSDIPVILTDTGYLFPETYQFIDQLTERLSLNLKVYQAPMTSAWQEARFGKLWEQGLDGLERYNRLNKVEPMQRALAELEVGTWFAGLRRSQSSTREELPILAIHGTRFKLLPIIEWSNKDVHLYLTQFDLPYHPLWDQGYVSVGDTHSSKPLELGMTEEETRFNGLKRECGLHYEI, from the coding sequence ATGGCTGATCTTGATTCTGGGGTAACGGGTTCTGGCTTGCCGAACGCGTTGCAGAGCGTGGTAAGTCACAGCGAACTTAAAGCGCTGCTGACGGCGCCTAAGGATGTGCAGCAAGCAGAACTGGAGCGCATTAATCGCTTCTTGGCCGGATTGACGGCTCAAGAGCGAGTGCTCTGGGGCTTAGCTTATTTGCCGGGTAATCACGCGCTGTCATCCAGTTTTGGGATCCAAGCGGCGGTGATGCTGCATATGGTGAGTCAGGTGCAATCGGATATTCCGGTGATCTTAACGGATACTGGGTATCTCTTTCCTGAGACATATCAGTTTATTGACCAGCTAACCGAGCGTTTATCCTTAAACCTCAAGGTTTACCAAGCGCCAATGACCTCGGCATGGCAGGAGGCGCGTTTTGGCAAGCTGTGGGAGCAGGGCTTAGATGGGCTCGAGCGTTACAATCGACTGAATAAAGTGGAGCCGATGCAACGTGCTTTGGCAGAACTTGAAGTCGGCACTTGGTTTGCGGGACTTCGCCGCAGTCAGTCGAGCACACGCGAAGAGTTACCGATATTGGCTATCCACGGAACTCGCTTTAAGCTGCTGCCGATTATCGAGTGGTCGAACAAAGATGTGCACCTGTATCTGACGCAATTTGACTTGCCTTACCATCCTCTATGGGATCAAGGTTATGTTTCTGTTGGGGATACCCATTCGAGTAAACCCTTAGAATTAGGGATGACTGAAGAAGAAACCCGCTTTAATGGCTTAAAACGCGAATGCGGTTTGCATTACGAAATATAA
- the mtgA gene encoding monofunctional biosynthetic peptidoglycan transglycosylase has product MTAPMYATRDHVHRPQGNKSNRPAPKPKARGLKRIVAWLVKLILGLLLASILSVVLLRFIDPPMWTWRIERALFPPAPVTEVRHQWRSLEQISPELQLAVIAAEDQKFASHTGFDLAAISSAIEYNQKGNKVRGASTLSQQAAKNLFMWSSRSFIRKGIEAWFTLLMELIWDKSRILEVYLNIVEFGPGIYGAEAASKHYFSKSAAKLTRYEASLLAAVLPNPWRYKVSPPSPYVEQRSAWIRKQMRQLGEVTLNRVHQAD; this is encoded by the coding sequence ATGACCGCCCCTATGTATGCCACGCGCGATCATGTTCATCGTCCTCAAGGGAATAAATCTAATCGCCCAGCGCCCAAGCCCAAAGCACGCGGCCTTAAGCGCATAGTCGCTTGGCTCGTTAAACTCATCTTAGGCTTATTACTCGCCTCCATTTTAAGCGTGGTGCTACTGCGTTTTATTGACCCGCCGATGTGGACTTGGCGGATTGAACGGGCATTATTCCCGCCCGCGCCAGTGACAGAAGTGCGACATCAATGGCGCTCACTCGAGCAAATCTCCCCTGAATTACAATTAGCCGTGATTGCCGCAGAGGATCAAAAGTTTGCCAGTCACACGGGGTTTGATTTAGCCGCGATAAGTTCGGCCATTGAATATAACCAAAAAGGCAACAAGGTTCGTGGTGCGAGTACCTTAAGTCAGCAAGCGGCGAAAAACCTGTTTATGTGGTCGAGCCGCAGTTTTATCCGCAAGGGAATTGAGGCCTGGTTTACCCTGTTGATGGAATTGATTTGGGATAAGTCGCGCATACTCGAGGTGTATTTGAACATCGTCGAATTTGGCCCCGGAATATATGGCGCCGAAGCCGCATCGAAACATTATTTTAGTAAGAGTGCCGCCAAATTAACCCGTTATGAGGCGTCATTATTAGCAGCGGTATTGCCTAATCCTTGGCGTTATAAAGTCTCGCCGCCTTCACCCTATGTTGAGCAGCGCTCCGCTTGGATCCGTAAGCAAATGCGCCAGTTAGGGGAAGTGACTCTTAATCGTGTTCATCAGGCCGATTAA